Proteins encoded within one genomic window of Amycolatopsis sp. 2-15:
- a CDS encoding ABC transporter permease, producing the protein MIGFITKRLGLSVLTLLLVSIIVFAVSQVLPGDVGRTILGPYATNDQVAQLNHTLGLDRPLPVRYLDYMWGFLHGDWGKSYLLQEPVTGLVLGHLGDSLLLGGFALVIAVPISLGFGVLAALRRDKFTDRAISVTGLSLIALPEFVAGTVLLVVFGVSFKWFPVSSSVPLPNIVDVFRQFMLPAIPLMFVLFGYISRMARAGTVDVLESAYVRTAVLKGLKPGRVIGKHVLRNSLLPAITVVSAQVGYAVGGLVVVEKLFNYPGIGQLIYTSATGHDLPVLEAAVLVIAVIYTVANLCADLLYGVLNPRIRLAAA; encoded by the coding sequence ATGATCGGATTCATCACCAAACGGCTCGGGCTGAGCGTGCTGACGCTCCTGCTCGTGTCGATCATCGTGTTCGCGGTCTCGCAAGTGCTCCCCGGCGATGTGGGACGCACGATCCTCGGACCGTACGCGACCAACGACCAGGTCGCGCAGTTGAACCACACGCTCGGGCTCGACCGGCCCCTGCCCGTGCGCTACCTGGACTACATGTGGGGCTTTCTCCACGGCGACTGGGGCAAGTCCTACCTCCTGCAGGAACCGGTCACGGGTCTCGTGCTCGGGCACCTCGGCGACTCGCTGCTGCTCGGCGGGTTCGCGCTCGTCATCGCCGTGCCGATCTCGCTCGGCTTCGGCGTGCTGGCAGCCCTTAGGCGGGACAAGTTCACGGACCGCGCGATCTCCGTGACCGGGCTGTCCCTCATCGCCCTGCCCGAGTTCGTCGCCGGAACGGTCCTGCTCGTGGTGTTCGGCGTGTCGTTCAAGTGGTTCCCGGTCTCGTCCTCGGTGCCGCTGCCCAACATCGTGGACGTGTTCCGACAGTTCATGCTGCCGGCGATCCCGCTGATGTTCGTCCTCTTCGGCTACATCTCGCGCATGGCGCGCGCCGGGACGGTCGACGTGCTCGAATCCGCGTATGTGCGCACAGCCGTCCTCAAAGGACTGAAACCGGGCCGCGTCATCGGCAAGCACGTCCTGCGTAACTCGCTGCTGCCGGCCATCACGGTCGTCAGCGCCCAAGTCGGGTACGCCGTCGGCGGCCTCGTCGTAGTCGAGAAGCTCTTCAACTACCCCGGCATCGGCCAGCTCATCTACACCTCGGCGACCGGACACGACCTCCCGGTACTCGAGGCGGCCGTGCTCGTGATCGCCGTGATCTACACCGTGGCGAACCTCTGCGCCGACCTCCTCTACGGCGTGCTCAACCCCCGCATCCGGCTCGCTGCGGCGTGA
- a CDS encoding dipeptide ABC transporter ATP-binding protein, producing the protein MTTTLEQPTLAVRNLDISYRRGSRVSPVVRDVSFTIQPGEAYGLVGESGCGKTTVAMSIMRYLPDNAVVSDGSGITFSGEDALAAGKGTLRQWRGGRIAMVYQNPGASLNPSMRIGAQVAEGIRVHSGLSNAECKEKALEMLANVRIPDPDSCARRYPHELSGGQQQRVMIAMALSGNPDLLVLDEPTTGLDATVEAEVLELIKQLREEFHTAVLFISHNLGIVAQICDRVGVLYAGRLVEEAPADELFASPRHPYTRDLLRSVPRHGVTKSAGLLATIPGSLPAPGAALTGCPYAARCELATDRCHRETPPSESLGTAHAVSCFHHDQTRTVGEVERFSETERTTEEVLLEVRNLTKRYRTGGHEFTAVSDVSFDLHRGEVFGLVGESGSGKSTIAKCIAGMTYPSEGTLQFEDITLSKSPRRAERTTRRKIQMVFQNPDNALNPRHPVRRILGRAVALLNDRLRGRGREDRVEELTSSVRLEPRHLDVRPSALSGGLKQRVAIARAFAGSPSLVLCDEPVSALDVSVQAAILNLLVELQVAKDVAYLFISHDMSVVRYLADRIGVLYLGQLVEIGTADAVFQPPHHPYTEALLSAAPDLDPDETRQRIRLDGTYPSASAPPSGCRFHTRCPRALGDVCRTQEPPWQDTGKGNRYRCHIAPEDLLRRIKSE; encoded by the coding sequence ATGACCACCACGCTGGAACAGCCGACATTGGCCGTGCGCAACCTGGACATCAGCTACCGCAGGGGTTCAAGGGTGTCGCCGGTCGTGCGCGACGTATCGTTCACGATCCAACCGGGCGAGGCATACGGTCTCGTCGGCGAATCCGGCTGCGGCAAGACAACCGTAGCCATGTCGATCATGCGGTATCTGCCGGACAACGCGGTCGTCAGCGACGGCAGCGGCATCACGTTTTCCGGTGAGGACGCCCTGGCTGCGGGAAAGGGCACGCTTCGCCAGTGGCGCGGCGGACGGATCGCCATGGTGTACCAGAACCCTGGCGCGTCCTTGAACCCGTCCATGCGCATTGGAGCGCAGGTCGCCGAGGGCATCAGGGTGCACAGTGGACTGTCGAATGCCGAGTGCAAGGAGAAGGCGCTCGAGATGCTGGCCAACGTCCGGATCCCGGACCCGGACTCGTGCGCTCGCCGCTACCCGCACGAGCTCTCCGGTGGCCAGCAGCAACGCGTGATGATCGCGATGGCGCTCTCCGGCAATCCCGACCTCCTGGTGCTCGACGAACCCACCACCGGCCTGGACGCGACCGTCGAAGCCGAGGTACTCGAGCTGATCAAGCAGTTGCGCGAAGAATTCCACACCGCCGTGCTCTTCATCAGCCACAACCTCGGCATCGTGGCACAGATCTGCGACCGCGTCGGCGTGCTCTACGCGGGCCGACTGGTGGAAGAAGCGCCCGCGGACGAGTTGTTCGCGTCTCCTCGGCACCCGTACACCCGCGACTTGCTGCGCTCGGTGCCACGGCACGGCGTGACAAAGTCGGCCGGTCTGCTCGCGACGATCCCCGGATCGCTGCCGGCGCCTGGCGCCGCACTCACCGGGTGCCCGTACGCCGCGCGCTGCGAACTCGCCACCGACCGCTGCCACCGCGAAACGCCGCCGTCGGAATCGCTCGGCACCGCCCACGCCGTGAGCTGCTTCCACCACGACCAGACCCGGACCGTGGGCGAGGTCGAACGGTTCTCCGAAACCGAGCGGACGACCGAGGAAGTGCTGCTGGAAGTCCGCAACCTGACCAAGCGCTACCGCACCGGTGGACACGAGTTCACCGCCGTCTCCGACGTCTCCTTCGACCTGCACCGCGGCGAGGTCTTCGGCCTGGTCGGCGAATCCGGGAGCGGCAAGAGCACCATCGCCAAGTGCATCGCGGGCATGACCTACCCGTCCGAAGGCACGCTGCAGTTCGAGGACATCACGCTTTCCAAGAGCCCCCGGCGCGCCGAGCGAACGACGCGCCGGAAGATCCAGATGGTCTTCCAGAACCCCGACAACGCGCTCAACCCGCGGCACCCCGTGCGGCGGATCCTGGGTCGCGCCGTGGCCCTGCTGAACGACCGCCTCCGCGGCCGGGGGCGCGAAGACCGCGTCGAAGAGCTCACATCGTCGGTACGACTCGAACCGCGCCACCTCGACGTGCGACCCAGCGCGTTGTCCGGCGGGCTCAAGCAGCGCGTGGCGATCGCGCGGGCGTTCGCAGGATCGCCCTCGCTCGTGCTGTGCGACGAGCCGGTCTCGGCCCTGGATGTCTCGGTGCAGGCCGCGATCCTGAACCTGCTGGTCGAACTCCAGGTGGCCAAGGACGTGGCCTATCTGTTCATCTCGCACGACATGTCCGTCGTCCGGTATCTCGCCGACCGGATCGGGGTGCTCTACCTCGGCCAGCTCGTCGAAATCGGTACGGCCGACGCCGTCTTCCAGCCACCACACCACCCCTACACCGAAGCGCTCCTCTCGGCGGCACCCGACCTCGACCCGGACGAGACCCGCCAGCGCATCCGCCTGGACGGCACCTACCCCAGCGCCTCCGCTCCGCCGAGCGGGTGCCGGTTCCACACGCGGTGCCCCCGGGCGCTCGGGGACGTGTGCCGCACGCAGGAGCCGCCGTGGCAGGACACCGGGAAGGGCAACCGATACCGCTGCCACATCGCGCCGGAGGACCTCCTGCGCAGGATCAAGTCCGAGTAG
- a CDS encoding ABC transporter substrate-binding protein: protein MDDYEYHLFEEVRARRLSRRGFLRRASVLGLGLPAASAILSACGQGGGINSVPAVGPPRRGGTANVAITRPASLVDPVTLYNQGGQTTAQIAGEYLCFPRADYTLDPRLAVSWSAKRPDTWTFVLRQGVKWHDGKPFTADDVVYTMNLLTDPKVNSSALSAFKGIFSHGNIEKVDDHTVTFHLDQPFVDFPYLVSAFNFNAIILPKNYQIGDFAKGRVGTGAFVMTGYQPETGATFARNPDYWDKRYPYLDNLRLTYYADDSTIALNMQGGRENVWPIAPHQSAQALQETPNLKIIKSPSSEYRGFHMRTDQAPFDNPLVRQAVAACFDRPALVQALLGGDGELGNDHSFAPVFPVSKQAIAQIPQRKQDYALAKSLLARAGHPNGFPVTLTTEQYLEIPQYAVLAQQALKPAGINLQLNVQQQSAYYGTGNSQPWLEVPMGIVDWGARGVPSQAILPAYTSGGIWNAAHWKDPGFDRAFADLNASLDEQTRLKAAARMAAIQHDQVPAIIGYWIKNLRVTGVSIGGLAEGPANHFDPRTLWSAV from the coding sequence ATGGACGACTACGAGTACCACCTGTTCGAAGAGGTGCGGGCCCGGCGGCTGAGCAGACGCGGATTCCTGCGTCGGGCCAGTGTGCTGGGGCTCGGCTTGCCGGCCGCGTCGGCAATCCTCTCGGCCTGCGGTCAAGGCGGTGGCATCAACTCCGTGCCGGCGGTCGGCCCGCCTCGCCGAGGTGGCACGGCGAATGTCGCGATCACTCGGCCGGCCTCGCTCGTGGACCCGGTGACGCTCTACAACCAGGGCGGTCAGACGACAGCGCAGATCGCCGGTGAATACCTGTGCTTCCCGCGCGCCGACTACACCCTGGACCCGCGGCTCGCGGTGTCGTGGTCGGCCAAGCGACCGGACACGTGGACCTTCGTACTACGCCAGGGGGTGAAGTGGCACGACGGCAAGCCCTTCACCGCGGATGATGTCGTGTACACGATGAACCTGCTGACGGACCCGAAGGTCAACTCGTCGGCTCTGTCGGCGTTCAAGGGGATCTTCTCGCACGGCAACATCGAGAAGGTCGACGACCACACGGTCACGTTCCACCTCGACCAGCCGTTCGTGGACTTCCCCTATCTCGTCTCGGCATTCAACTTCAACGCGATCATCCTGCCGAAGAACTACCAGATCGGTGATTTCGCGAAGGGGCGCGTCGGGACTGGTGCCTTCGTCATGACCGGCTATCAGCCAGAGACCGGCGCCACCTTCGCGCGCAACCCCGATTACTGGGACAAGCGCTACCCCTACCTGGACAACCTGCGCCTCACCTACTACGCGGATGACAGCACCATCGCCCTCAACATGCAGGGTGGTAGGGAAAACGTGTGGCCGATCGCCCCGCACCAGAGTGCGCAGGCCCTGCAGGAAACCCCGAACCTGAAGATCATCAAGAGTCCGTCCAGCGAGTACCGCGGCTTCCACATGCGGACGGATCAGGCGCCGTTCGACAATCCGCTGGTGCGCCAGGCCGTGGCCGCCTGTTTCGACCGGCCCGCGCTGGTTCAGGCGCTGCTCGGAGGTGATGGCGAGCTCGGCAACGACCACTCGTTCGCGCCGGTCTTCCCGGTGTCGAAGCAGGCGATTGCCCAGATTCCCCAGCGGAAGCAGGATTACGCGCTGGCGAAGTCCCTGCTCGCCCGCGCCGGGCACCCGAACGGTTTCCCGGTCACGCTGACCACCGAGCAGTACCTGGAGATCCCGCAGTACGCGGTCCTGGCGCAGCAGGCGCTGAAGCCGGCGGGAATCAACCTGCAGCTCAACGTGCAGCAGCAGAGTGCCTACTACGGCACGGGCAACAGTCAGCCCTGGCTCGAAGTGCCGATGGGCATCGTCGACTGGGGTGCGCGCGGTGTCCCGAGCCAGGCCATCCTGCCCGCATACACCTCGGGTGGCATCTGGAACGCCGCGCACTGGAAAGACCCCGGCTTCGACCGCGCCTTCGCCGATCTCAACGCCTCGCTGGACGAGCAGACCCGGCTCAAGGCCGCCGCGCGGATGGCCGCGATCCAGCACGATCAGGTGCCGGCGATCATCGGCTACTGGATCAAGAACCTGCGCGTGACGGGCGTGTCCATCGGCGGTCTGGCCGAAGGCCCCGCGAACCACTTCGACCCGCGAACCCTTTGGAGCGCAGTATGA
- a CDS encoding SDR family NAD(P)-dependent oxidoreductase — translation MTAPNVVVTGATSGIGRAVTQLCLATGARVAGLDLGAGAAHPGYEETYVPLAADVSDEGSVSAAAAGIRTEFDGVDWLVNCAGIGGYTGDVTETSPESWRRTLEVNLTGAYLVSRAVLPLMRGRSGAAVVHVSSQYGMVGGAGFPAYCAAKAGLIGLTRAMAVDHAPDGIRVNCVCPGPTDTPMLARSGRDETGGREAERVRERNLFGTPAPPQDVAETIAFLLGPGSASMTGAVVPVDGGWTAG, via the coding sequence GTGACCGCACCGAACGTCGTCGTCACGGGCGCGACCTCGGGAATCGGGCGCGCCGTGACGCAGCTGTGCCTCGCCACGGGCGCGCGCGTGGCCGGCCTCGACCTCGGCGCCGGTGCCGCACATCCCGGTTACGAGGAGACGTACGTTCCGCTGGCGGCCGACGTGTCGGACGAGGGGTCGGTGAGCGCGGCGGCCGCGGGGATTCGGACTGAGTTCGACGGCGTCGACTGGCTCGTCAACTGTGCCGGGATCGGCGGGTACACCGGCGACGTCACCGAGACCTCACCGGAGTCCTGGCGGCGAACGCTGGAGGTGAACCTGACCGGTGCGTACCTGGTGTCCCGCGCGGTGTTGCCCCTGATGCGTGGCAGGTCGGGCGCGGCCGTCGTCCACGTCAGCTCGCAGTACGGCATGGTCGGCGGCGCCGGGTTTCCGGCGTACTGCGCGGCGAAAGCCGGCCTGATCGGGCTCACCCGGGCAATGGCCGTCGACCACGCGCCGGACGGGATCCGCGTCAACTGCGTGTGCCCGGGGCCGACCGACACTCCGATGCTCGCGCGCAGCGGCCGGGACGAAACCGGCGGCCGCGAAGCCGAGCGCGTGCGGGAACGGAACTTGTTCGGCACCCCTGCGCCGCCGCAGGACGTCGCCGAGACGATCGCGTTCCTGCTGGGACCGGGATCGGCCTCGATGACCGGTGCCGTCGTCCCCGTGGACGGCGGCTGGACCGCAGGGTGA
- a CDS encoding Gfo/Idh/MocA family protein gives MTTAIGLVGLGWIGDSHLTDLAARADVEIQAVCDVDAARTAEFAGRYDARACKDVDELLATELDAVWICTPPQHHLAPARQALARGIPVYLEKPVARDLAEATELTRLAEESGVVCAVGYQWRAIELLDAVRSELASSDVVSLSGYSVGPTAARPWFLDQAQGGGNLLERGSHQIDLARAVAGEVESVLAVGSAVRVDRPGVAARNIDDALTLVLRMTSGAVATVVIAWTPADVPGRYGLDVVTDSGVLRMALDPEFRLTGRNRGLEVSAGVTEEPFSASNSRFLAAVKAGDPAAVACTPADALATLRVALAGEEALATGRTVTVS, from the coding sequence ATGACCACGGCGATCGGGCTGGTCGGCCTCGGCTGGATCGGCGACAGTCACCTCACGGACCTCGCCGCTCGTGCGGACGTGGAGATCCAGGCGGTGTGCGATGTGGATGCCGCGCGGACGGCGGAGTTCGCGGGACGGTACGACGCCCGGGCTTGTAAGGACGTCGACGAGTTGCTCGCTACTGAGCTCGACGCCGTGTGGATCTGTACTCCGCCGCAACACCACCTGGCGCCGGCGCGGCAGGCCCTCGCTCGCGGGATCCCGGTCTACCTCGAGAAGCCCGTCGCCCGCGATCTGGCCGAGGCGACGGAGCTGACCCGGCTCGCGGAGGAGTCGGGTGTGGTGTGCGCCGTCGGTTACCAGTGGCGCGCAATCGAACTGCTCGACGCCGTGCGCTCGGAGCTGGCGTCTTCCGACGTCGTGAGCCTGTCCGGCTACAGCGTGGGTCCGACCGCGGCCCGGCCCTGGTTCCTCGATCAGGCCCAGGGTGGTGGCAATCTCCTGGAACGCGGGAGCCACCAGATCGACCTGGCGCGGGCTGTGGCCGGTGAGGTCGAATCGGTGCTCGCCGTCGGCAGCGCTGTGCGTGTCGACCGGCCCGGTGTCGCCGCGCGGAACATCGACGACGCGCTCACCCTGGTGCTGCGTATGACCAGCGGCGCCGTCGCGACCGTCGTGATCGCCTGGACTCCGGCGGACGTGCCGGGCCGCTACGGACTGGACGTCGTCACGGACTCCGGGGTGCTGCGGATGGCGCTCGACCCGGAGTTCAGGCTGACCGGACGCAACCGCGGTCTGGAAGTGTCCGCAGGGGTGACCGAAGAGCCGTTCAGCGCGTCGAACTCGCGGTTCCTCGCCGCGGTGAAGGCGGGTGATCCCGCCGCGGTGGCCTGCACCCCCGCGGATGCCCTGGCCACTCTGCGGGTCGCGCTCGCGGGGGAAGAAGCGCTCGCGACCGGACGAACGGTCACGGTCTCGTGA
- a CDS encoding ABC transporter permease, with amino-acid sequence MTSTETMAVPATGQAAPRQASTAAKARRREIVRGLLRSPTFLIGGVILLFWVVDAIFWHAFAPHDPQQIFPQTLQGPSGVHLFGTDNLGRDVFSRLLAGASPVLTIAPAATALGLLGGVVLGLFTGYYRGVLDDVAMRIVDAVLAFPLVIIAVLVLTVLGSGELPVILLIAVTFVPGVARTVRAAVLTQRELEYVAAAKLAGASGPKIMFTEILPNVTGPIIVEGTVRLGYAIFTSATLSFLTLGIQQPSPDWGLTISLGQVYLQVAPWIVLFPALALATLVVAVNLVADGFQRVLDA; translated from the coding sequence ATGACGTCAACGGAGACGATGGCCGTGCCTGCCACCGGCCAGGCGGCGCCCCGCCAGGCGTCCACGGCCGCGAAGGCCCGCCGGCGCGAGATCGTGCGCGGTCTGCTGCGCTCCCCCACGTTCCTGATCGGTGGGGTGATCCTGCTGTTCTGGGTCGTCGACGCCATCTTCTGGCATGCCTTCGCCCCCCACGATCCGCAGCAGATCTTCCCGCAGACACTGCAGGGCCCGTCGGGTGTCCACTTGTTCGGAACGGACAACCTCGGTCGCGACGTGTTCTCGCGCCTGCTCGCCGGCGCCTCCCCGGTGCTCACCATCGCTCCTGCGGCCACCGCGCTCGGCCTCCTCGGCGGCGTCGTGCTGGGCCTGTTCACCGGGTACTACCGCGGCGTGCTCGACGACGTCGCGATGCGCATCGTCGACGCGGTGCTCGCGTTCCCGCTCGTGATCATCGCCGTGCTCGTGCTCACGGTGCTGGGTTCCGGCGAGCTGCCGGTGATCCTGCTGATCGCGGTCACCTTCGTCCCCGGCGTCGCCCGGACAGTGCGCGCGGCGGTGCTCACGCAGCGGGAGCTCGAGTACGTCGCCGCCGCCAAGCTGGCCGGCGCGTCGGGCCCGAAGATCATGTTCACCGAGATCCTGCCGAACGTGACCGGTCCGATCATCGTCGAAGGCACGGTCCGGCTCGGCTACGCCATCTTCACGTCGGCAACGCTGTCGTTCCTCACGCTCGGCATCCAGCAGCCGTCGCCGGACTGGGGTCTCACGATCTCGCTGGGCCAGGTCTACCTGCAGGTCGCGCCGTGGATCGTCCTGTTCCCCGCATTGGCGCTGGCGACGCTGGTCGTCGCCGTCAACCTCGTCGCCGACGGCTTCCAGCGCGTGCTGGACGCCTGA